In the Alteromonas sp. M12 genome, one interval contains:
- a CDS encoding cold-shock protein yields MSKSTGIVKWFNAEKGFGFITPDNGGADVFVHFRAIASDGYKTLDEGQQVTFDIEQGQKGPQAANVTV; encoded by the coding sequence ATGTCTAAATCAACTGGAATTGTTAAGTGGTTCAACGCAGAGAAAGGCTTCGGCTTTATTACTCCCGATAATGGCGGAGCTGATGTGTTTGTACATTTCCGTGCTATCGCTAGCGATGGCTACAAAACGCTAGACGAAGGTCAGCAAGTGACGTTCGATATTGAGCAAGGCCAAAAAGGTCCTCAAGCGGCAAACGTGACTGTTTAA
- the pulA gene encoding pullulanase-type alpha-1,6-glucosidase: MKPTIYTCTISLGMLLLVAACGSTKTNRNIGQPIALNYDNSTTQVDFSAHWIRADLILLANEKSHPALVFSKNGSIDDKKKADRLFNLVAVETPQWVSQSYPHLSHFYAYKVDIPRSELKSLLKQQAAVVEVNHHTKKPNLADIKNLSYLQNTKLLDALYTSKQDDADEIDNFGAQLLGSSTRFTIWAPTALNVKVRLFDEHKNPLESGILELTEDPQTGAWSGITSHAPQGTFYRYQVQVYHPESKQIEILQVTDPYSLSLSTNSVYSQVVDLSSPQTQPENWQQQNIPVVDSPESLILYETSIKDFSASDQNLSNPKLAGKYAAFSQSNSDSINHLKALRKAGLNTIHLLPTYDLSTIDEIPNNVISMHDSLEKVCVLASELEICHTDYNPELSLQSLLLSYTPSSSEAQKVIELIRSKDDYNWGYDPYHYTVPEGSYALNPEGIPRLIEFRKMIMDIHQLGFRVIMDVVYNHTFAAGLAEKSVLDKIVPNYYHRLDPISGAIEQSTCCENSATENVMMAKLMTDSLVTWAKHYKIDGFRFDLMGHQPKSAILHAREAVRAVDPDTYFYGEGWNFGEVANNSQFIQASQIEMAGTEIGTFTDRLRDAVRGGSSFLSGQDIRKGQGLGNGLLVFPNELQSQIDTQSLQQEYQLSMDQARIGLAANLANFPLENAQGEHVFGRDIDYGGAPTGYALDPADTINYVSKHDNQTLWDNNQYRTAHHATTDQRVRMHIMSLAYPLMAQGIPFLHMGSELLRSKSFLRDSYDYGDWFNKVDFGKKSNNYNVGLPPAEKDQSNWAVITQTIAQNQGRDVVSTQQIQFASQVFRDFLKIRTSTPLFNLQTADEIIQQVKFLNTGTNQKTGLIVMSINSANTENIDSNFKQVIVIFNHNTHSVKFDMPQAQQFSLHPAQQTGSDPLVKTATTDEYGFNLPELTVAVFVR, translated from the coding sequence ATGAAACCCACTATTTATACTTGTACTATTAGCTTAGGCATGCTGCTCTTAGTGGCAGCCTGCGGTTCGACAAAAACTAACCGTAATATTGGCCAACCAATAGCGCTGAATTATGACAACAGCACAACCCAGGTCGATTTTTCCGCCCACTGGATTCGCGCCGATTTAATTTTATTAGCGAATGAAAAATCCCACCCAGCTTTGGTCTTTTCGAAAAATGGCAGTATAGATGACAAGAAAAAAGCAGACAGACTGTTCAATTTAGTAGCGGTGGAAACACCTCAGTGGGTGTCGCAATCCTACCCACATTTAAGCCACTTTTATGCCTACAAAGTGGACATTCCCCGTTCTGAGTTAAAATCGCTACTGAAACAGCAAGCCGCTGTAGTCGAGGTTAATCACCACACAAAAAAACCAAACTTGGCTGATATCAAAAATCTATCTTATCTACAAAATACAAAACTACTCGACGCGTTATATACCTCAAAACAGGACGATGCAGATGAAATTGATAATTTTGGCGCGCAACTATTAGGAAGCTCTACGCGTTTCACGATTTGGGCTCCCACCGCACTGAACGTCAAAGTTCGCCTGTTCGATGAACATAAAAACCCGTTGGAAAGTGGCATATTAGAGCTCACTGAAGATCCCCAAACTGGCGCTTGGAGTGGCATTACTAGTCATGCTCCGCAAGGAACCTTCTATCGCTATCAAGTTCAGGTTTATCACCCTGAATCGAAACAGATTGAAATATTACAGGTGACAGATCCCTACTCCTTAAGCTTATCCACCAATAGTGTCTATTCCCAAGTGGTGGATTTAAGCTCACCGCAAACTCAACCAGAAAATTGGCAACAACAAAATATCCCTGTGGTCGATTCACCGGAAAGTTTAATTTTATATGAAACAAGCATTAAAGATTTTAGCGCGTCAGACCAAAACCTCTCTAACCCAAAGCTAGCTGGAAAATACGCGGCATTCAGTCAATCCAATAGTGACTCAATCAATCACTTGAAAGCGCTTAGAAAGGCGGGACTAAATACAATCCACTTGCTCCCCACCTATGATTTAAGCACCATAGATGAAATCCCTAACAACGTCATTTCCATGCACGACAGCTTAGAAAAAGTGTGCGTTTTAGCCTCTGAATTGGAAATTTGTCACACCGACTATAACCCTGAATTGTCCTTGCAAAGTCTTTTACTTAGCTATACGCCCTCGTCCTCCGAGGCTCAAAAAGTAATTGAGCTAATCCGCAGTAAAGATGATTACAACTGGGGCTATGATCCTTATCATTACACTGTGCCAGAGGGTAGCTACGCGTTAAATCCAGAAGGCATTCCACGACTTATAGAATTCAGAAAAATGATCATGGACATCCACCAATTGGGCTTCCGCGTGATAATGGACGTTGTGTATAATCACACCTTTGCCGCTGGATTGGCTGAAAAATCAGTCCTAGACAAAATTGTGCCTAATTACTATCACCGTCTAGACCCAATTTCAGGGGCCATTGAACAATCAACCTGTTGTGAAAACTCTGCGACTGAGAATGTCATGATGGCCAAATTGATGACAGACTCGTTAGTCACCTGGGCGAAACACTATAAAATCGATGGTTTTCGCTTCGACCTCATGGGACATCAACCTAAAAGCGCCATCTTGCATGCCAGAGAAGCGGTCAGAGCGGTAGATCCTGACACCTACTTCTATGGTGAAGGATGGAACTTTGGTGAAGTTGCTAACAATTCACAGTTCATCCAAGCCAGTCAGATTGAAATGGCAGGCACCGAAATAGGCACCTTCACAGACAGATTAAGGGATGCTGTAAGAGGCGGTTCGTCATTCTTATCAGGTCAAGATATTCGTAAAGGCCAAGGCTTAGGAAACGGTTTATTGGTGTTCCCAAATGAGTTGCAAAGCCAAATTGATACGCAATCCTTGCAGCAGGAATACCAGCTTTCCATGGACCAAGCCCGTATTGGACTTGCCGCTAACTTAGCGAACTTTCCGCTGGAAAATGCCCAAGGAGAGCATGTATTTGGCCGTGATATAGATTATGGGGGTGCGCCTACCGGGTATGCCCTAGATCCGGCGGATACCATAAACTATGTGTCGAAACACGATAATCAAACCTTATGGGACAACAATCAGTATCGCACTGCACATCATGCTACCACCGATCAACGGGTGCGAATGCACATCATGTCCCTCGCCTATCCCTTGATGGCACAAGGCATACCTTTTTTACATATGGGTAGCGAGTTGTTGCGCTCTAAATCGTTTTTGCGCGACAGTTATGATTACGGCGATTGGTTCAACAAGGTAGACTTCGGGAAAAAGTCGAATAATTATAATGTGGGATTACCGCCTGCCGAAAAAGACCAAAGCAATTGGGCAGTAATTACTCAAACAATTGCGCAAAACCAAGGCAGAGACGTTGTTTCAACTCAACAAATTCAATTTGCCTCACAGGTATTTAGAGACTTTCTAAAAATTCGCACTTCAACGCCGCTTTTCAATCTGCAAACCGCAGATGAAATTATTCAGCAAGTTAAGTTTCTGAATACCGGCACTAATCAAAAAACAGGTTTGATAGTGATGTCTATTAATTCTGCCAATACAGAAAATATTGACTCTAATTTCAAACAGGTCATAGTTATTTTTAATCACAATACACATTCTGTAAAATTTGACATGCCGCAGGCTCAGCAATTCAGTTTGCATCCTGCACAACAAACAGGAAGCGACCCATTAGTTAAGACCGCAACAACAGATGAATATGGTTTTAATTTGCCTGAATTAACAGTTGCAGTATTCGTTCGATAA
- a CDS encoding DUF480 domain-containing protein → MLVQLTPLQCRVIGVLLEKEVTTPDQYPLSINGLTLGCNQKSNRDPVMNLTESDVQRTVDELRELKQINEHSGFGSRVVKYQHRFCNTEFGDLKLTRQQFAIICVLLLRGPQTPGELRSRTNRLAEFKNVDEVEENLEYMKTLNGECLVTKLPREPGKRESRYMHLFSGEPDISEFESRPEGTASLSTPQNSLSQRVDTLEGELAELKEQFKQFKQELGM, encoded by the coding sequence ATGTTAGTGCAATTAACCCCTCTTCAGTGCCGTGTTATTGGAGTACTCCTTGAAAAAGAAGTCACCACACCGGATCAGTACCCACTATCAATTAATGGACTAACCTTAGGTTGTAACCAAAAAAGTAATCGTGATCCAGTAATGAACTTAACTGAAAGTGATGTTCAGCGCACGGTTGACGAACTCAGAGAACTAAAACAAATCAACGAGCACAGCGGTTTTGGTAGTCGCGTGGTGAAATACCAACATCGCTTCTGCAATACCGAGTTTGGCGACCTAAAACTCACTCGACAGCAATTTGCCATAATATGTGTATTGCTTTTGCGCGGCCCTCAGACGCCAGGGGAATTAAGAAGCCGCACTAATCGCCTAGCAGAATTTAAAAATGTAGACGAAGTGGAAGAAAATCTTGAATACATGAAAACTCTTAATGGCGAATGCCTTGTAACCAAGCTTCCCAGAGAACCCGGCAAACGAGAATCAAGATACATGCACTTGTTTTCAGGAGAGCCTGACATTAGTGAATTTGAATCGCGACCAGAGGGCACAGCATCGTTATCAACACCACAAAATTCGTTATCACAAAGAGTCGACACATTAGAAGGCGAACTTGCCGAATTAAAAGAACAGTTCAAACAATTTAAACAAGAACTAGGCATGTAG